A single region of the Gracilibacillus caseinilyticus genome encodes:
- a CDS encoding RNA polymerase sigma factor: MTKNENVAEDILQDLFTRILFNPENIFKVTYTRSWLLTCAKNAFLDYYKKKKPVLLNDEELIEQLLIEPTSTEKEVLVNHQLETLLNTLDPIDKAIILAKEYYGYSYLEMEHLFNLTTPNLKSKVFRIKKRLVKMEVKK, translated from the coding sequence TTGACCAAAAATGAAAATGTGGCTGAAGATATTCTTCAAGATCTATTCACTCGTATTCTGTTCAACCCTGAAAACATTTTTAAGGTGACGTATACCAGAAGCTGGTTGCTCACATGTGCTAAAAATGCATTCCTCGATTATTACAAAAAAAAGAAACCCGTTTTATTAAACGATGAAGAATTAATCGAGCAATTACTTATAGAACCAACATCGACAGAAAAAGAAGTATTAGTGAACCATCAATTAGAGACATTATTGAATACATTAGATCCGATTGACAAGGCGATTATATTGGCGAAAGAATATTATGGTTATAGTTATTTAGAAATGGAACACCTTTTCAATTTAACGACACCAAACCTTAAATCAAAAGTATTTCGTATCAAAAAGCGACTGGTAAAAATGGAGGTGAAAAAATGA